A segment of the Fusarium musae strain F31 chromosome 2, whole genome shotgun sequence genome:
AGAGAAGGGCGACGGTGCCAAAACATCTGCCTAAAATCTTCGACTAGTATAATTCATCCGAGCGATTTAGCAGAAGCAGAGCACTTGTTTTGATCTGCATTTAATTCTCGAAATATTATACACTCTGATTACTTTGGCGGTGAAAACATATGCTGTTGGCTGGGGAATGTAGTATGACAAGTGGCAGTGTTGCATAATTTATTACGTTGTATGACTGTACCATAAAGCGCTGTTGCACACCGACAATTTACGAAAGTTCTAACTGGAGCAGAGCCATAAATGTCTCGGGTGGATTAGTCATTTCTTATGCATATAATACCATGTTCCCCAAGATGCTTCGCTTGATCTCGCACCGAAAACGTTATCCAATCCGCCCCAGCACAGGCACCATGACATACGACCGCCCTGCACCAACCACTGATGGATCAGCTCTGTTGTCCACGTTTGATGCCTTGAGCAAGTCCGGCCTTGTTCTCTACGATGAAAACCAGAAGATTGTAGAACATACGGATGGAGACCTTAAGGTTCGCTTCTTATGCCAAAGCTAATACTGAAGATCAAAGCGGCTAATATTGACATAACTGGCATCAAGTTTCATTTTGTTCTCACCAAAGCTCTTATCAAGAAGCCGACTTTATCCACGCCAGAACagtcatctgcatctgcattcGGCAACGGCGTATCAAATCAACTCCTCCCTGGCAGCGATATCGATACAAATGGCTTCGAGATGGGTAAGAGCGAGAGCAGCACTCACTTCCTTGTCGCCAACAAATTTTGCTTCTCACGACCTCACCTCATGATGCTCACTCGCGATGGGTATCGCAGGCAATACGAGCCATTGAACCAGATCGACTTTGAAGCTACGTGGGGCACTTTGGCCTCCTTGAATAATGAAACGACAGACTACGTTGTGTTCTTCAACTGCGGCAAAGATGGCGGGTGCAGCCGACTACACAAGCATGTACAATTGATGCCTCTTCCCGCTAGTGGATTTGCAGTCGACTTTCTCAATTCAGACAGTAAAAAGGAACCAAAAGTACCTTTCGAATGGTTCTACCACAGATTTCAAGACAGTGCCACTGCAGCTGCGAAAGCGACCGAGATTTacctccagcttcttcaccagGCGGCGGAAGCATGGATGGCTAGCACAGGAAAGGATGTACCAGATGGACAGGCGTGTCCCCACAACGTGGCTTTCACATCTCGCTGGATAGTGGTTATTCCTCGTCGTAAAGCGGCTATCAACAAGGAGGCCGGCGTCAATTCTTTGGGTATGTTGGGGGTAATCGCCGTGGCGACCGAGAAAGAGATTCAGAACTGGGCTAAGCTTGGTCTGACAAATTCGCTCAGAGAACTTGGAGTTCCGAAGAATTTCGATGAAATGCAAGGAAAGTAATCTCTGTTTTCTTCTTAGATACCCATGCTAGGGTGGAATATCAAAGACGGCTTTAGAAGTCTAGTAACTCTATTACAAGTGATAAAAGAAATTAGTGAagtttaatttactttagttaCGGTTTGAGAAAGTTTATTCTAGTGCCCAACTTCATTATCAGCATAAATGCGCGGGGTTTCATTATTTGCGCGGCGAACAGTGCCAACACCGGGCCCAAATATATTCCAGGTTTGTAACACATCAGGGTGACCTCCCATTGGACAATTGTCCTATCACGCTCATGAAACTGTGACGTAGGTTTGCTATTCGGAACTCTCGGATATTCATCAAGGTTCTATTGAAGACCAAACCAACGGCTTTTAAGCGTATATAAACCGGGACGTATTCTACACTGAACTCCCTATTGAACCAATACCGAAATCACAATGGTTTTTAAATTGATACTCCTACGCCATGGCCAGAGCACCTGGAATGAAAAGAACCTTTTCACAGGCTGGAAAGACGTCGGTATCACTCAAAGCGGCCGCGTTGAAGCAATTCAGGCTGGAGCGCTCTTGAAGAGACATCATCACCTGCCAGACCTGTGCCATACCTCGCTACTGCGACGTGCAATCACATCAGGCAATATTGCCCTCGATACAGCAGACCGACACTGGATCCCGGTTACGAAAAGCTGGAGGCTCAATGAGCGCCACTACGGAGCATTACAAGGCCTGAATAAAAGGGC
Coding sequences within it:
- a CDS encoding hypothetical protein (EggNog:ENOG41); its protein translation is MFPKMLRLISHRKRYPIRPSTGTMTYDRPAPTTDGSALLSTFDALSKSGLVLYDENQKIVEHTDGDLKFHFVLTKALIKKPTLSTPEQSSASAFGNGVSNQLLPGSDIDTNGFEMGKSESSTHFLVANKFCFSRPHLMMLTRDGYRRQYEPLNQIDFEATWGTLASLNNETTDYVVFFNCGKDGGCSRLHKHVQLMPLPASGFAVDFLNSDSKKEPKVPFEWFYHRFQDSATAAAKATEIYLQLLHQAAEAWMASTGKDVPDGQACPHNVAFTSRWIVVIPRRKAAINKEAGVNSLGMLGVIAVATEKEIQNWAKLGLTNSLRELGVPKNFDEMQGK